A genomic region of Candidatus Zixiibacteriota bacterium contains the following coding sequences:
- a CDS encoding HYR domain-containing protein, with the protein RTWTATDASGNVSAPCSQDVVYACDPCDSDVIVPSLVCQADKQIGCDESVVFDEPTATDNCDPSPVIDVVSTTENPGPGPDEITHTRTWTATDASGNVSAPCSQDVVYVCSEPDPCDSDVIVPTLVCQADKQIGCGESVVFDEPTATDNCDPSPVIDVVSTTENPGPEPDEVIHTRTWTATDASGNVSAPCSQDVVYVCSEPESLITDVKSCDSYVDGTSADITHLCYTFRKGKISKCSSREFYYYVMVTAPSGTFTVDIVQTRDNVDFPLFDIARRGVTAYDNCVVTGSGSSNTLGQAWVNIDGASEGQKFVIRVKYSTSSVVGTSVGVPMPTVHYDFAAEIDGVVIDSDLDGLVLSSCTAGTKKNSVVPNGNFPNPFNPTTEIHFTLPQVSTVRLDIFDIVGRRITTLADGQFGTGRHSVLWDASSEASGVYFYRLATDYGVFGKKMVLIK; encoded by the coding sequence CGAACCTGGACGGCCACCGATGCAAGTGGCAATGTGTCAGCTCCTTGTAGTCAGGATGTAGTCTATGCCTGCGATCCTTGTGACTCAGATGTGATCGTCCCCTCTCTGGTCTGCCAGGCAGATAAGCAAATAGGATGCGACGAATCTGTAGTTTTCGACGAGCCCACAGCTACCGACAATTGTGATCCGTCGCCTGTTATAGACGTTGTGTCGACAACCGAAAACCCCGGTCCTGGACCTGACGAAATCACTCATACTCGAACCTGGACGGCCACCGATGCAAGTGGCAATGTATCAGCTCCTTGTAGTCAGGATGTAGTCTACGTTTGTAGTGAGCCTGATCCCTGTGACTCAGATGTGATCGTCCCCACTCTGGTCTGCCAGGCAGATAAGCAAATAGGATGCGGCGAATCTGTAGTTTTCGACGAGCCCACAGCTACCGACAATTGTGATCCGTCGCCCGTTATAGACGTTGTGTCGACAACCGAAAACCCTGGTCCTGAACCTGACGAAGTCATTCATACTCGAACCTGGACGGCCACCGATGCAAGTGGCAATGTGTCAGCTCCTTGTAGTCAGGATGTAGTCTATGTTTGTAGTGAGCCTGAGAGCTTGATTACAGATGTCAAATCCTGCGATAGCTATGTCGATGGCACTTCGGCTGATATAACCCATCTTTGCTACACATTCAGGAAAGGCAAGATTAGCAAGTGTAGCTCGAGAGAATTCTATTATTATGTAATGGTGACCGCGCCGAGCGGAACCTTCACCGTCGACATAGTACAAACAAGGGACAACGTAGATTTTCCTCTCTTTGATATAGCCAGAAGGGGTGTTACTGCTTATGACAATTGCGTAGTTACTGGTTCAGGATCGTCGAATACCCTCGGCCAGGCTTGGGTGAATATTGACGGCGCCTCCGAGGGACAGAAGTTCGTAATCAGAGTGAAATATTCTACCAGTTCAGTGGTTGGTACCTCAGTTGGTGTTCCCATGCCGACTGTGCATTATGACTTTGCCGCCGAAATCGACGGTGTCGTGATCGACTCTGATCTGGACGGACTGGTTCTGTCCAGTTGTACTGCTGGTACTAAAAAGAATAGTGTCGTACCTAATGGCAACTTCCCGAATCCCTTTAACCCCACTACCGAAATCCACTTCACCCTTCCGCAGGTTTCTACTGTGAGATTGGATATCTTCGATATCGTGGGCCGGCGGATAACGACTTTAGCAGATGGTCAATTCGGAACTGGCAGACACAGTGTGTTGTGGGATGCAAGCTCTGAGGCCAGCGGTGTCTATTTCTATCGGCTGGCTACGGATTATGGCGTTTTCGGCAAGAAGATGGTACTAATTAAGTAA